The following is a genomic window from Bordetella sp. H567.
CTGGGGACCGCTGTAGCGTCCGTTGACCGGAAAGGTGCGCGTGATGTCGGCGGCATAGCCGTCCACCTCGCAGCCGCCGTCCACCAGCAGTAGATGGCCGTCTTGCAGCACGGCGTCCCCGGCCGGATAGTGCAGGATGCAGGCATTCGGTCCCGTCGCGACGATGGTGTTGTAAGCCGGGGCCTGCGCGCCGTGGCGGCGAAATTCATACAGCAGCTCGGCTTCGATCTCGTACTCCCGCATGCCGGGCCGCGTGTGGCGCATGGCGCGCGCGTGCGCGCCCGCCGAAATGCGGGCGGCGCGCCGCATGGTGGCGATCTCGTCGGGGTCCTTTACCAGCCGCATTTCCGCGATCAGCGGCAGCGGGTCCTGCTGGCGCGCCGGCGGGCGCTGGCCTGTCCGGGATAGCCGGCGCACCGCCCCGGTGGCGCGGCGCACGCATTCGTCGACGCGGGTGTCGCGCAGCAGCGAGGCAAACAGCGTGGGGTGGTCCAGCAGCATGCCCGGCAGCAGGTCGTCCAGCCGTTCCACCGGATAGGCTTCGTCGAAGCCGAAGCGCGCGACGGCGGCCTCAGGCCCGGCGCTGCGGCCTTCCCACAGTTCCCGCTCTGGGTTCTTGTCGCGGCAGAACAGCACGGCGCGGTCCGTCGCGCCGGCGATCAGCACCAGCCAGGCGTCCGGCTCCGGAAACCCCGTCAGGTATAGAAAATCGCTGTCCTGGCGATAGGGATATTCCGCGTCGCGGTTGCGCATGACCGGCGGCGCGGCGGGCAGCAGGGCGATGCCGCCGCCCGCGGCGCGCATGAGGTCCTGCAGACGGCGGCGGCGCGCGATGTGAGGGGCAAAATCGTCGGGTGGCAGGCTCATTGGTGGACCGTCCTGTCGCTACGCGACTGCCTGCCCAAGGGCGGGAGCGCCCCTTCGGGCGGCCGTGCGGTGGCGCTCATGGCGTATCCGGCTGTGTCGGAGACGCTACTTTACCCCGTGTCCAGCGTGTTTCACGGCACAGGACGTTTAACCTCCTGCTACAATCCGCCCGTTGTCATTGGGGAGTAGCCATCCTTGCCCCAAGGAGTTTGCGTCAACACACTTGGCGGCCCATGGGCCCCATGGCGCAAACGGCCTCTGCCACGGGCGCGCTTGCCGCGCGCCGGGCGGGTCAGCCAGGCGAGACCTTTGGCCACGACGCGCTAACCCAGCCGGGCGAGCCGTGTCGTCGCGCCATCGGTATCCGCTCGTCCGGCTGCGTCACCATGATTTCCACGTTCCTGCTGTTCTTTGCCGCGGCCGCCGCGATCTATCTCGCGTGCGAATACTTCGTCAATGGCGTCGAATGGGTTGGCCACCGGCTCGAGCTGGGCGCGACGGCGGTGGGGACCGTGCTGGCGGCGTTCGGCACCGCCCTGCCCGAGAGTGCCGTCACCTTCATGGCCGTGGTGTTCGGCGCGACGCCGGACCAGAAGGATATCGGCGTGGGCGCGGCGATGGGCGGGCCCCTGGTGCTGTCCACGTTGGCTTATGCGGTGGTGGGCCTGTCGCTGCTGCGCCTGCGTAGACGGCAGCCGGCCGGCGCCAACGATCCCTGTATCAAGGCCGACCAGCAGCGGCTGGCGCGCGACCAGGGCTGGTTCATGGGCATATTCGTCTTCAAGGTCGGGCTGGGGCTGCTGGCCTTCGCCTGGAAGCCCTGGCTGGGCATCCTTTTCCTGATGGCCTACGCGCTGTACGTCAAGCGCGAGCTGTCCGCCGAGGACACCTTTTCCGAAGCCGACGTCCTGGAACCGCTGAAGTTCAGGCCACGCGACGCGGAGCCCACGATGGGCTGGGCCTGCCTGCAGACCGTGCTGGCTCTGGTGGTGATCGCGATCGCGTCGCGCGTCTTTGTGGTGCAGATCGAAGCCCTGGGCGAATTCATGGGCGCCAGCCCGCATGTGGCGGCCCTCCTGCTGGCGCCCGTCGCCACTGAGCTGCCCGAAATCATGAACGCCATCATCTGGGTCCGCCAGGGCAAGGAACGGCTGGCCTTGGCGAATATTTCCGGCGCCATGATGATCCAGGCCACCATCCCCAGCGCCCTGGGTATCTTCCTGACCCCCTGGCTGCTGGACGGCACGTTGATCGCCGCGGGGCTCTTCACCATGTTGTCCATCGGCGTTCTTTGGTTGCGCTTCCGCCAGGAGGCCATGAGCCTGCGCACCCTGTCCGCCGTGGGCGGCCTGTATGCGTTGTTCGCCGGTTACATCGGCTGGCATTTTTACGCCTGAAAAGCGGCTCAGCCATTGAGCATGCGGGTAAACCCGGTTACAATGGACGCTTCGAATCCCCAGGAGTTGCTTCGTGAATACAGATTCCGGCGACAGTAGTAGTCGACCTAGTGTCGACGTCGCTGCCTGATAGGGTTCACGCAGACCAACTCTGCCGTGCCCTGTCCCGCAGGGTGCGGTTGTCCAGCAAGTTCCATGTTCCGTCCGCGTTGCGGTCGGGTTCCGGGATGAAAGATCCGGCACGGTTTCCTAGTGTGCGGATGCGGTCATCACGGAATGGCGTATAGCGCTGACTTTCTGTACTTTCCCGTTTTCGCTTTCCCGGCATATCCCTCTTGGTATGCCGCGGTCTGGCTGATGCTTCGCAAAGCGTCGTGGCCGGGCTGGATGCGGCGTAAACACGGGCTGCCTTGTTGTGCAGCGAAGTCGTTCGAATCGTCCGTCGTCACCGTTCGCGGTCGTTCCATGCCTGCCCGGCATGGTCGCCGCGGGCAGTGGCGCGACGCGTATCCACGTGGCACCCGCTTCGCGAGAAGGAGGCCACTATGCGTGTTTTCGATTTGTTCCTGCGCCGTGCGGGCGTTGACCGTGCCGCCATGCCCAATCGCCGCGACGCCAGTTCGCGGCTGACAGTGGTTTGTCCGCGCGACGCGCTGGGCGCGGTACGCAAACATATCGTGTCCGACTTCAAGGCTGCGGGGCTGACCGTCTCCCAAATGCAAGTGGAGCAGGGCGGGGACCAGCAGCTCGCTTCGGCGTGCATTACCGTTAAATGCCCTGCGGAAATGAGATCGATACTTATGTCGCAAGCGCGCCAGTTGCAGGCGCATCCGAAGATCAGCCACGTACACTTCGGGGACCTTCGCCGCGCCGCTTCTTGACGGTAGACTCGCACGCGGCGAGGAATCACTCTAGGGTTGCGTGCAATGAAGCAATACGTTTTATCCGCCGCGCTTGCCAGCGCGGCTTTGTTTTATCCGGCGATGGGCCACGCGGACGACGAAGACCCCGCGGGTACCCACGTCACCCTGTATGGTTTGATCGATCTGGCCGTCGCCAGCCAGCACACCTCCGGCCAGGGCACACACAACGGCATGCTGACCGGTGGCCAGACGGACTCGTTGTGGGGAATGCGCGGCAGGGAGGATCTGGATGCGGGCTGGCATGCGTCCTTCCAGCTGGAAACCGGGTTCAACGCCGGCAACGGCCTGGTAGAGGACGACAGTAACCGCCTCTTCAATTACAACGCCTGGGTGGGGCTGGGCCAGGATGCAATCGGTGAAGTGCGCCTGGGGCGGCAGTCCACCATCGGCCGGCAGTTCGGGAACCAGCTGGAACAGGCGGGCTGGAAGGACATGGGCTTGGGCGCGACCTTCAAGGCATCGGACAACTTCCAGTTCGACAACACGGTCAACTATCTTTCGCCGGCTTTCGGCGGGCTGCAGCTGGGCCTGGGGTATTCCTTCAACGCGGACGACAGTAGCGCGTCCGGATTCCGCACGGCCAACAACAACCGCGCCTACAGCGTCGGCTTGCGCTACGAGCAGGGTCCGTTGCTGGCGATCGCCACCTGGGACCAGATGCGCCTGGGCGCCGTCCAGGCGGGGGGCGCGCGGCCGCGTGCGCTTCAGCTCGGCATGGCCTACGATTTCGAGGTCGTGAAAATCGCCGTGGCCTGGAGCCGCCAGCAGGACGGCTACGTCGGCCTGGACGGTGCCGATCCGGACGGCTTTGGGGTGGATGTCGGCCCGGCCGCCTTCGTCCATGGCGGCCGTGTGGATGCCTGGTTTGTGGGCGCGACAGTGCCGGTGGGCGCGGGTAGCGTAGTCGTGCAGTGGTCCCCGGCCAAGCCATCGTGGTCGTGGCAGGACGGCAGCCGTGCACGCACGGCCCAGGTGGGGACGCTGGGCTACATCTATCCGCTATCCAAGCGGACCAGCGTGTATACCTTCGCGGGCTATGCGCGCAACTACACGCTGGACAACCAGTTCGATCCGGACAATTCACATACGACACGCGTGGCCATGGGTATCACGCACCAGTTCTAGCGCTACCAGGCCCTGGCGTAGACGCGGCCCGGCGCCGCGGCCGCCGGCGACTACAATGAGGCGTTCGCGTGCCGCCATCCGGGTGGTGCGCGTGTCGGGATCGTCTCCGTGCTGCTGCTCGATTGGCTCACTCCCTGGGAGTTCTCACCGACGCTGGTAGCCCTTTTCGCTGCCGGCGCGATCTTGTTCGTGCGCGGCGCACGCGTGCACCATGTATCGGCCGTGCGCAAGGCGCTGTTCTGGAGCGGGATGGTGCTGCTCTACCTGTCGCTGCACACGCGCCTGGATTATTACGCGGAACGGATGTTTTTCATCCACCGCATCCAGCACCTGGTGCTGCATCACCTCGGCCCCCTGATCGTCATGGCGGCGTATCCCGGCTCCGCCATGCGTGCTGGCCTGCCGTCTGGCGCCCGGCGCTGGCTGCATCGCTTTCGCGCCAGCCTCGTCGGCCGCGGCGTGGAGGCCGTGCTGACGCACCGGATCCTGGTGCCCGTGCTCTTCGTCTTCCTGGTCGTGGTGTGGCTGTTGCCGACGGTGCAGTTCTATTCCATGCTGGACTGGCGCCTGTACCGCCTGATGAACTGGTCCGTGGTGGTCACCGGTTTCCTGTATTGGAACCTGATCCTGGACCGGCGTCCGCGGCCGCCCGCCGCCATGTCGCCCGGGGGGCGCGTGATATCGCCGATCTTCACGATGGCGCCGCAGATGGTGGCGGGCGCGTATATCGCGCTGACGCAGCGCGATCTCTATCCCTTGTTCGAATTGTGCGGCCGGGCCATACCCATGCCGGCGCTGATGGACCAGAGCATAGGCGGCCTGACGATGTGGATACCAGCGGCGCTGGTGGAATTGATCGGCCTGCTGGTGGCGCTGGGCAGCCTGATGCGCTTGTCCGGCAAGGGCCGGCTGCCCGCGCGCAAGCGCCGCGGGCGGGTCGGGATGGCGGCACCGCCCGCCATCCGCTAGCCCGCCGGGGGCTTATTCCTTGTCCGGTTCCAGGCCGTGGTAC
Proteins encoded in this region:
- a CDS encoding cytochrome c oxidase assembly protein produces the protein MLLLDWLTPWEFSPTLVALFAAGAILFVRGARVHHVSAVRKALFWSGMVLLYLSLHTRLDYYAERMFFIHRIQHLVLHHLGPLIVMAAYPGSAMRAGLPSGARRWLHRFRASLVGRGVEAVLTHRILVPVLFVFLVVVWLLPTVQFYSMLDWRLYRLMNWSVVVTGFLYWNLILDRRPRPPAAMSPGGRVISPIFTMAPQMVAGAYIALTQRDLYPLFELCGRAIPMPALMDQSIGGLTMWIPAALVELIGLLVALGSLMRLSGKGRLPARKRRGRVGMAAPPAIR
- a CDS encoding aminopeptidase P N-terminal domain-containing protein; protein product: MSLPPDDFAPHIARRRRLQDLMRAAGGGIALLPAAPPVMRNRDAEYPYRQDSDFLYLTGFPEPDAWLVLIAGATDRAVLFCRDKNPERELWEGRSAGPEAAVARFGFDEAYPVERLDDLLPGMLLDHPTLFASLLRDTRVDECVRRATGAVRRLSRTGQRPPARQQDPLPLIAEMRLVKDPDEIATMRRAARISAGAHARAMRHTRPGMREYEIEAELLYEFRRHGAQAPAYNTIVATGPNACILHYPAGDAVLQDGHLLLVDGGCEVDGYAADITRTFPVNGRYSGPQRLLYDLTVAAQDAASAATRPGLTWNDGHEAAIRVLAQGMIDAGLLQGSLDGVLESKAYNRFYMHRTGHWLGLDVHDVGDYRMPDAAAGPERPWRALEKGMLLTIEPGIYVRPADDVPEAFWNIGIRTEDDALVTDEGCELITRGVPVDAREIEALMRE
- a CDS encoding sodium:calcium antiporter, with the translated sequence MISTFLLFFAAAAAIYLACEYFVNGVEWVGHRLELGATAVGTVLAAFGTALPESAVTFMAVVFGATPDQKDIGVGAAMGGPLVLSTLAYAVVGLSLLRLRRRQPAGANDPCIKADQQRLARDQGWFMGIFVFKVGLGLLAFAWKPWLGILFLMAYALYVKRELSAEDTFSEADVLEPLKFRPRDAEPTMGWACLQTVLALVVIAIASRVFVVQIEALGEFMGASPHVAALLLAPVATELPEIMNAIIWVRQGKERLALANISGAMMIQATIPSALGIFLTPWLLDGTLIAAGLFTMLSIGVLWLRFRQEAMSLRTLSAVGGLYALFAGYIGWHFYA
- a CDS encoding porin — protein: MKQYVLSAALASAALFYPAMGHADDEDPAGTHVTLYGLIDLAVASQHTSGQGTHNGMLTGGQTDSLWGMRGREDLDAGWHASFQLETGFNAGNGLVEDDSNRLFNYNAWVGLGQDAIGEVRLGRQSTIGRQFGNQLEQAGWKDMGLGATFKASDNFQFDNTVNYLSPAFGGLQLGLGYSFNADDSSASGFRTANNNRAYSVGLRYEQGPLLAIATWDQMRLGAVQAGGARPRALQLGMAYDFEVVKIAVAWSRQQDGYVGLDGADPDGFGVDVGPAAFVHGGRVDAWFVGATVPVGAGSVVVQWSPAKPSWSWQDGSRARTAQVGTLGYIYPLSKRTSVYTFAGYARNYTLDNQFDPDNSHTTRVAMGITHQF